The window CCCGGCGGTACTCTCAATCTCACACCAACCCAGTTCATCACCACGGATGATTTCGTTTTTCCCCAATTCGCAGTCTTCGACTCGGAGGGAAATCTCTGGGTGAGCGATACCGGCGCCAACGAGATTTTTGAATTCTCGGCAGCGCAGTTGGCCGGACCTCCTGGCAATGTTACGCCGACCCTGACGCTGACCGATGACGACGAATTCGATATGCCGTTGGGCATGGCCTTCGACTCCAGCGGTGACTTGTGGGTCGCGAACAACGGCTCAACGCCGGGTAATGGTTTTGGTCTGCTGGAGTTCGACGCCGCAACGCTGGCTGCGTCGACCGGCCCGATTACCTCTGATGCCAACTTCGCATCAGTAACGACCGGACAGGGAACTGACAGTCTCAATGCGCCATGGGGATTGTCCTTTGACGGCAATGGCGACCTGTTTGTGACCAATGAACAGCCGGATTTCGCGCCATCTGCCGAACCAACGTCGGATGCTTTGCAAGCGCAGGCTGCTCCGGCGGCGACGCCGACGATTGGTCAGGGAACGGTGGTTGAGTTCTCGGCGGCCCAGATTGCAGCGGCCACGACCGGAGCGGCTCCGACGCCAGTTGCGGCGATCGTTCCGCACGCAGTTGGTGGCACCGCGAGCCTGGATGACCCGAACGGCGTCTCGGTCGATACCAAGCTGAACTTCCTTATCGTCGCCAACGACGGCGGTGATGCTGAATCGCCGAGCTTGTCCAGGTACAACCTGAGCGCGATTGGCGCGGGCGGACAACTCGTACCGAATTCGTTCGTGAGCGGCGCTAATACAACGCTGGCTGCGCCCACCGGCCTGATCGTAGGCCCCGCGCACTGATAGATTCGCTTGGCTCGAGTCTGACCAACGCGGCGCCCGCAAGGGCGCCGCGTTTCTTTTCCCCGCGCGCCACTATCGCCTGGGTTACCCGCAACCATCTTCTCGTCCACGCTAACTAAAAGTCACCGCCGCGTCTTGCGCTCCCCGGGCCGTATCAATAGTATCCGCTGGTTAACTTTTGCTGCTATTTAGAAAACCTGGTCGAAGAGAGCGAACATGAGGGGACCGCGCGGCATCATGCGGCGGCAGTAGCGGCGGTCCGCCGCCGCTGCACGGCAACGCGGTTTGGTTTGCCGATGCGGGCATCCCGCTCCATGATCTCGATCCCGCAAAACTGTTGGTCGCCGAATACACGGTCGGCATGCGCGAGCCGCAGGCTCGCGCGACCTAATTCGGATTGTCGCTCGTCGCTAACTATCGGTCATTTCTTCGGTTCTTCGTCGTCCGCGCCGCCCATGATCGAGGATGCCGTACGCAGGATCTTAGTTCCGACGCTGATGAACGCATCGGTGACGCCGGGGAACAGCGAGGCGAGCTTTTCGGCGACCGCGGCGCCCGGAGGAACGTCCACCTCGGTCAATCCAAATGCCGCCGCGGCGAGAACCGCCCAAGTTACCCATCGCGCCGGCATCGCCATCATCGCCGGCAATCCCTTGATCGATTCGTGACGCAGCGCGCCGCGCCCCATCGGCGTGTCGATCACTCCCGGCATCACGAGCGAGACGCGTACTCCGGTGCCGAAGAGCTCGACGCGCAGCGCCTCGGTCATCCCGACCAGCGCGAACTTGGTCGCGCTGTAACCGCCGATCGGGCTGACGCCGCGCCGCCCCGCAAGCGACGAGATATTCACAATATTGCCCGTCTTCTGCTTGCGCATCAGCGGCAGCACGGCGTGCATCGCGTTGAGTGCGCCGTAAACGTTCACGTCCATCATGCGCTGGAGATCGGCGAGCGGCATTTCTTCGACGGCGCCGGTGATGAGCAGTCCCGCGGAGTTGATGAGGATATCGACCTTGCCGAACGCCTCCCGCGCCTGGTCGATCGACCAGAACACGCGCGCGCGATCGGTCACGTCGCAATCGAGCGCGAGCGCTTTGCCGCCCGCCGCGTTGATCTTCTGCGCGAGTTCTTCGAGTTGGAGCCGCCGTCGTGCGAGCACGGCCACGTTGGCGCCCTGGCTGCCGAACGCCAGCGCCACGTCATAGCCGATACCGCTGGAGGCGCCGGTGACGACGACGGACTTGTCGCGGAAGTAACCGCGGCTGGGGTTGCGCGCGTCCTTGGCTTCGCTCATCGCTATCGACCTCCAGGGGGATTGCGCCGCCCATGCGGCCCGTGCGCCCGCGATTTTGCGCCCCGTCCATCGCAATGTGCAATCGCTCGGACCTTGCCGCTCGTGCTGGTGGCGGTTAGCTTCAAGCCAGGACGACGTGCGATGAACTCACGAACGATCGCGGCCGAACTCGCCGCTCTGGGCGGCATCCTCGCCTCGTATCCGCTCGACTGGCTTGCGCAGCGTGCCGAACGGCTCGGCTTCATGCCGACGAGCGAGCCTGTCGTCCTGGCTCACGGCCTCGGCGGCAGCCGCGCCAATCTGCTCGGGCTTGCGATCTACCTGCGGATGGCCGGCTTCGACAACATCGCGTACTTCGAGTATCCGCGACGGCAGCCGATTGTGAACTCGGCCGAGCGCCTCGCGCGAATCGTCGAGGAACGCGACGACGGCAGCGGCGTGCATCTGGTGGGACACAGCCTTGGCGGCACGATCGCGCGGACCTACGTCGCGGGCGCGCCGCGGAGCCGCGTGCGCAGCTTTATCTCGCTGGGCGCGCCCTATCTGGCGATACAATACAGTCCGCGCGAGTTTGCGATCTTCGGCGATCAGGATCCGATCGTGCCCGCGCCGATGAAGTTGCTCACGAGCCCGCTCGCGTTCGGGCGAATCGAGATTCTCGAGCACACCGGGCATCTCGCGCTCCTTTATCACCCCGAGGTCCTGCGCCTCGTTGGCACCGAGCTGCGCGCCAACCGCGTGCCGGCGAACGCGCGCGCGGCCTAGCTGCACCTCATGAATGCGAGCGCGATCGTGCTGGCTGGTGGACGCAGCTCGCGGATGGGCGCCGACAAGGCTCAGCTCGACTTCGGCGGCGTCCCGATCCTGCGCCGCGTCGCCCACGAGCTCGCGCGGCGTTTCGCCGAGATAATCGTGGTTGTTGCACCGGATGGCGCGGGCATCGAGCGGGCGGGCGTAAAACTGATTCACGACGAAGAGCAGTTCGCCGGTCCGCTCGAGGCACTGCGCCGCGGACTGCTCGCATCGTCCAATGCGATCGCGTTTGCGTGTTCATGCGATCTGCCCTTGATGAAAGCGGAGCTGGCAACCAGGCTTTGCGAATTGATCGGCGATCATGACGCGGCGATTCCGCTCGTCGACGGCCGCGAACAGGTATTGTGCGCCGCCTACCGCCGCGACGCCGCTGGCAAGATTGCCGGACTGATCGCACGCGGCGAGAAGCGGATGCTTGCGCTACTGGACGAGTTGAATGTTCGCGGCGTCGACGCAGCGGAGCTCAGAAATATCGACCCGCAGTTGCGCAGTTTCATCAACGTCAATACGCCAGAGGATTACGCGCGCGCGCTCGCGATCTTCCGCGCGTCGCAGATCTAGCCGCGTTGGCAACAATCGAGGGCGCCTACGTGCTCTCAGGCCACCATCTGAGGATCGGCTTGCGCGCGGCTTCGGCTTCATCGACGCGCGAGACGACCAGGGTGCGCGGCGCGGTTTTGATCAGATCGGGCTCGCTCAGCGCCTCTTCGTAAATCCGCTCCATCGTATCGATAAAACTGTCGAGGATTTCGCGGCTCTCGGTTTCGGTCGGCTCGATCATCAGCGCCCCCGGCACCACCAGCGGAAAATAGATCGTCGGCGGATGCATCTTGAAATCGAGCAGGCGCTTGGCGATTTCGAGCGTGCTCACGTCGGCGCGCTTTTCGAGATCGTGGGTGAGCACGCACTCGTGCATCGAAGGTTCGCGCGTCGCGCTGGGGTAATGATCTTCGAGGCGCTTGCGGATGTAATTGGCGCCGAGAATCGCAAGGCGGCTCGCCAGCGCGAGGCCGTCGCCGCCGAGCGCCAGGATGAACGCATAGGCGCGCACGATCATGCCGAAGTTGTTGTGATACGAGCGCATCCTGCCAATCGCGTCGGGGCGATCACTGTCGAATTCCAGGCCGGCCGGGGTGCGCTTAAGCCGTGGCATCGGCAGGAACTGCTCGAGATGAGCCCTCACGGCGATCGGACCCGCGCCGGGACCGCCGCCGCCATGCGGCGTCGAGAAAGTCTTGTGCAGGTTGAGCTGCACGATATCGGCGCCCATGTGCCCCGGCTTCGCCACGCCGAGGAGAGCGTTCATGTTGGCGCCGTCGAGATAGAGCAGGGCGCCGCGCTCGTGCAGGACGCTTGCGATCTCGCCAATCTCGGGCTCGAAGATCCCGAGCGTGTTGGGATTGGTCACCATCATCGCGGCGACATCGTCGTCAACGAGGCGGCGGACTTCATCGGCCGCAAGGAAGCCGCGCTTGTTCGACTTGGCGACTATCACCTTGAAGCCCGCCAGCGTGCAGCTCGCGGGGTTGGTGCCGTGCGCCGTATCGGGGATGATGACTTTATGTCGATGCGCTCCGCGCTTTTTGTGATACGCGCGCACCATCAAGAGGCCGGAAAGCTCGCCTTGCGCACCGGCGGCGGGATGGAGAGAGACGGCGTCCATTCCGGTGATCTCGGCGAGCGCGCGTTCCATCCGCTCCATCAATTCGAGCGCGCCCTGCGCCAGGTGCGGCGGCGTCGCGGGATGAAGCGCGGCGAACCCGGCGAGCGAGGCCATCTCGTCGTTGAGCACCGGATTGTACTTCATCGTGCACGAGCCGAGCGGATAGAACTGGAGCGCCTGGCCAAAGTTGAGCTGCGACAGTTGCAGAAAGTGGCGCAGCACCTGCGGCTCGCTCAGCTCGGGAAATCCTTCGAGGTCCTCGCGGCACAGCTCGCGCCCGAGAATTTCGGCGCCGCGCACCGTGCCTTCCGCACGCTGCGGAAGGTCGGCGCCGCGGCGGCCACTGGAGGAGCGCTCGAAAATTAGCGGCACGCCAGCGACGGGCTCGCTCCGATGCTCATGCGGCGGCTCTGCGACCGGCTCGATGCGCGCGATTCGTCCTGCGGTAGCCATCAGCGCACCTCCGCAAGCGCGCCGGCGAGGCGGCTGAAGTCGTCCCCATCGTTCATTTCGGTCACCGAGACGAGGATGCTTCCTGCCAGTTCGGGATAGTCGTGTCCCAGCGCGAGGCCGGCGAGAATCCCGTGTTGCTCGGCGGCACGCAGCGCGGCTGCGGCGCCGTCAACGTTGATCACGAACTCGTTGAAGAACGGCGCGTTGAAAAGCGGCTTGAGTCCGGATGCGGTCAGAGTATCGGCCGCCTGATGCGCGAGCTCGACGTTGCGCTCCGCCAAATCGCGCAGCCCCGTGCGACCCATCAGCGAGAGATAAACCGTCGCGGCCAGAGCGCACAGCGAATGGTTAGTGCAGATGTTCGACGTGGCGCGTTCGCGGCGGATGTGCTGCTCGCGGGTCGCGAGCGTGAGCGTGAATGCGCGGCGTCCATCGCGATCGTGAGTCTGACCGACGAGCCGTCCTGGCATCTGACGAACGTTCACCATATGCGCCGCGAGAAAGCCGAACCCCGGTCCGCCAAACTGAAGCGGCAGTCCAAAACTTTGTCCTTCGCCGACTGCGATATCGATGTCGAGATCTCCGGGAGGCTTCAGCAGCCCGAGCGCGAGACCTTCCGCGGTAGCCGAAATCGCTATCGCGCCTGCGCGATGCGCGATCGCTGTCAGCGCGCCGAGCGGCTCGACGATACCGAACGCGTTTGGATATCCGATCACGGTGCAGAGCAGGTGATCGTTGGCGATCGCCTCGAGCGCGGTCGTGCTCGTCGTGCCGCTTGCGGGATCGAAAGGAAGCTCGACGATTTCCACTTCGCCGAGCGCGCTGAGATACGTGCGAATCGTGGCGCGATAGTCCGGCCACAACCCCCGCGACATCGCGACGATGCGCCGCTTCGGTTGCAGGCGATGCGCCATCAGCACAGCCTCGGCAGCGGCAGAGGCACCGTCGTACATACTCGCGTTCGCGACTTCCATCGCGGTGAGCTGCGCGATGAGCGTCTGAAATTCAAAAATCGCCTGCGTCGTGCCCTGACTCGCCTCGGCCTGGTAGGGAGTGTAGCTGGTGGCGAACTCGGCGCGGGCGATAACGGCGCGAACGGCGGCCGGGACGTAGTGGCGATAATAGCCACCACCGAGAAAGCTCGTGAAATCGCGCGCGCCCGCGTTCATCGCGGCCAGCGCGGAAATCTCACGCGATACTTCAGCTTCAGTGCGCCCCCGCTCGAGCGCAATCGCCGCCGTCGCGCGCAACTCCGCAGGCACGTGCGCGATCAAATCCTCGAGGCTGCCGGCGCCGACGACCTTGAGCATCGCCGCGACGTCAGACTCGGTGTGTGGCATGAATCTCATTGAATATCCTCGTCTCCGCCCGCATCAGCTCCATCGCAAAATCGCTAATGATCATACCCCGCCGCGCGCGCCGAGGCGCGCGTCGCCGCGGCGATAGAAAGGCATCTTCACAACCGTGGCGGGCACCCGCCGGGCGCGAACCTCGACCTCGACGCGATCACCGGGCGCATACTTCGGCGAACCGCTGCCCGTCGATGCGTAAGCCATCGCGATCGGGCGTCCGATCCACGGCGCGAAGGTGCCGCTGCTTACGACTCCAATTTCGTTGCCGTCGCGAATCAGCTTGTAGCCTTGGCGTGCGACGGTTTTTCCGTCCTCGGTGTTGATGCCTACCAGACGTTTCTTAGTTCCGTTTTGATGCTGATCCTCGAGCGCTTTCGATCCGATGAAAGCTCGGCCCAGCTTCACGAATGGCTGCAAGCCCGCTTCGAGCGGCGACGTCGAGCGGTCCAGCTCGTGCCCGTAAAGTGAAAGTGATGCTTCAAGTCTGAGTGTGTCGCGCGCGCCGAGTCCGACCGGCTTGACGGATCCGGAATCGAGCAGCGCCTCGAACACTTTGCGCGTGCCGTCATTTTTAAGGAACAGTTCGAAGCCGTCCTCACCTGTGTACCCCGTGCGCGCCGCGAGGCACTGGGCGCCAGCAACGTTGGCGAACGCGAAGCCGAAGCGCGGCACGTTCGCGATGGCAAAGTCGGCGAGCTTTGCCAGAATCGCAACGGCCTGCGGTCCCTGGATCGCGATCAATGATGTCGCGTCGCTCTGATCTTCGAACCGCGCGCGGCCGCCGTTCAGCTCCAGCAGCCATTCGCGATCGTTATCGATATTCGACGCATTCACGCACAGCATGTAGCGCTCAGGGCCGAGGCGGTACACGATCAGATCGTCGAGCGTGCCGCCGTCCTCCGCGCACATGATCGTGTACTGCGCCTGACCTTCGCGCAGCCGTGCGGCGGAGTTGGTGAACGCTCGCTCGAGCAGTTCCAGCGCGTGCGGTCCGCTCACCTCGAACTCGCCCATGTGACTCAGATCGAAGATTCCCGCACTGGTGCGCACGGCAACGTGCTCATCGATGATGCCCACGTACTGCACGGGCATCTCGAAGCCACCAAAAACCGTCATCCGCGCGCCGAGTTTCAGGTGAAGATCGTAAAGGACGGTGCGCTTGGGCGCATTCATCGGCTCCACAAAAATATCAAACCAAAGTTGCAGTCACGAGACGACTCGCTGACGATCTGCCAACAGGGGCGTGGCTTTTTCCACAGCGCCTTGCCCCATCCTGTCGAGTGCTATACTCGATCGAGAGTCGGCGATGTCTGCAATTATAATGGACGGGCGCCATCTCAGTGCGCTTCTGATGCCCGAGCTGCGCCGTCACGTCGAAGAGCTCAAGCAGACCTATCAGTACACGCCCTCTCTCGTTGCGGTGCTCGTCGGCGACGATCCCGCCTCGCGGCAATACGTCAAGAACAAGCAGCGCTTCGCCGCCGATCTCGGATGCGACAGCCGCACGATCAAGCTCACCGCGAGCGAAGTAACGACGGCCTCGATGCTCGATCTGGTAGGCCAGCTCAATCATGACCAGGCGACAACCGGGATCCTGCTACAGCTCCCGATTCCGGAACACGTCGATCGGTTTCGGCTCTTCGACGCGATCGCCGCCTTCAAAGACGTCGATGCGGTCGCGGCGTCGAGCGTCAGCGGGTTCTATCGCGGGCAATGGGGGACATTCATCCCATGCACTCCGCGCGGAGTGCTGACTCTCCTCGATTATTACAAGGTGCCGGTCGATGGGATGCGCGCGGTCGTGATCGGCCGCAGCGATATCGCCGGCAAGCCAACGGCGATGATCCTCGGCGGACGCCTGCGCAACGCGACCGTGACCTGGTGCCATCGCCATACGCGCGATCTCGCCGCCATCTGCCGCGAGGCCGATATCCTCGTGCCCTGTGTCGGCGCCAATACCGGCCAGCCGTTTCTGATCACCGCCGACATGGTCAAGCCGGGCGCGTGCGTGATCGATGTGGGCTTTCGGCGCATCGGTCCCGGAAAATTCGTCGGCGACGTTGACTTCGAGGCGGTCAAGGATGTCGCCGGGTGGATCACGCTGAACCCGGGCGGCACCGGGCCGATGACCGTGCTGGCGTTGATGCAGAATGTTATCGACGCGGCGCGCTATCAGCTTGGCATGGAGCGCGCCAGCTATTCAGTCTAACGCATTTTGCACGATTCCTTTGCGACCGGATTGCATTATGCATAGATTCTAGCTCGCTTGTGAGCGAGCTGGATTGATGCAAGTAAAGAATCGCACAGACGCCCAGCGCCCCCGCCGGCGCACCATAACGCAGATACTCATCGGACCCCCGCGCGACGTGCGCGACCCTGGAATCTTTCATCATATTTCACTAGTCGCGTTCCTGGCTTGGGTCGGCCTTGGCTCCGATGGTCTGAGCTCTTCCTGCTACGGTCCTGACGAGGCTTTCCGCGCCTTAGGCGAGCACCAGTATCTCGCAGTCTTCCTTGCGATGATGACGGCGCTTACCGTCTTCATCATCTCGGCGTCGTACTCGCAGACGATCGATCTTTTTCCGACGGGTGGCGGCGGTTATCTGGTTGCGACGCGCTTGCTGGGCCCATACTTCGGTCTCGTCTCGGGCAGTGCGTTGATCGTGGACTACGTGCTGACAGTCTCGATGTCGATCGCGAGTGGCGCGGACGCGATATTCAGCTTCCTGCCGCTCGAATGGCATTCGGCCAAATTCGTCTTCGCGCTGGTGATCGTCATCTTGATGGTCGCGATGAATTTACGCGGCGCCAAGGAATCGGTGCTGTCGCTGCTTCCAATCTTCATCATGTTCGTGGTGATGCATGCGTGGCTGGTCGGATACGCGCTGCTGAGCCGCGCGTTTGAGTTTCCCACGATCATGCGCGACGCGGTCGGCGAGGTGCATTCGAGTATCGGCTCGCTGGGATTTATCGCCGTGGCCGCGATTTTCTTCCGCGCCTACAGCATGGGCGGCGGCACCTACACCGGTATCGAAGCCGTCAGCAACGGTCTGCCGATCCTGCGCGAGCCTCGAACCGTCACCGGCAAGCGCACGATGATCTACATGGCCGTGTCGCTGGCGTTCCTCGCCGGCGGAATCCTGGTCGCGTATCTGCTCGAAGCGGTGCATCCGCTACCCGGCCAGACGATGAACGCGGTCCTTTTCACGCATATCGCGGGGCAGTGGAAGATCGGCGGCCTCTCGATCGGAAGGGGCCTCGTCGTGTTCACGCTTATCACCGAGGGCGCGTTGCTGTTCGTCGCCGCGCAGACCGGATTTATCGACGGACCGCGCGTGCTCGCGACGATGGCGACCGATCGCTGGCTGCCGCGCCGCTTCTCCAATCTCAGCGCGCGCCTGGTCACGCAGGATGGCGTCGTCGCGATGGGGGTTGCCTCGTTTCTGATCCTGGTCGGAACGCATGCGAAGGTCGATCTGCTGGTCGTGCTCTACGCGATCAACGTTTTCATCACCTTCACGCTGTCGCAGCTTGGTATGAGCGTGCACTGGTTTATGGAGCGCAAGTCTGACAAGCGCTGGCGGCGCAAGCTGTTCGTCAACGGCCTCGGATGCGTCTTTACGGCGACGATCCTCGTGCTGACGACGACGCTAAAGTTCCAGGAAGGCGGCTGGGTGACGATCCTGATCACTGGCGGTCTTATCATTGTCTGCTACGCCGTGCGGAGCCATTACCAGGCCGTCGCGAATGCCGTCGAGCATCTCGAGGCGGCGATTTTGCCGAAGCTCTACAGCGCCGAGAAAGTTCCCGCTGGCCCGTTCAATCCCGACGCGCCGACGGCCGCGATCCTTGTCAGCGGCTTCAACGGCCTCGGCCTCGCCACGCTCATGACGGTGACGCAACTGTTTCGCGGCGAGTTCCGCAACGTCGTGTTCATCGGCGTGGGCGAAGTGGATTCGGCGCTGCTGAAAGGACCCGCCGAGATTCGCGAACTCGAGCAGCGGCTCGCCGACGATCTGCAGGAGTATTGCGTCTTCTCCGCCGACATGGGGTTGCATCCGGAGCTGCGCGCGGGACTTTCACCCGACGTCGTGCTGGAGCTGCGCCGCCTCTGCCTCGAAGTCGCGCACGAGTTTCCGCACGTCGTGTTCTTTGCCGGCAAGTTGATTTTTTCCGACGAGGTCGAGGGCTTCATCGGCCGCTTCCTGCACAATCACACGGCCCTCGACTTGCAGAACTGGCTTCAGCTCTACGGCCTGAGCCTTGTGATTCTTCCGGTGCGCGTCGCTGTGGGTACCGCGATATTGCCTGAACGGGCCGACGCTGCGTGAGCGCGTAGCCTCGCGAAGCCGCGCCGCGCCGAGGCGTCTTGACTGACACGCCTCGGACTGTAGTAACTGCTCACAATCATGTCCGAGATGCTCGAGTCCGTTCCGGACTTAGGCGGCGAACGCGCGACCTCGGTCGCGCTGCCGCCGGAGTCGGGAATCCGCGCGGAAGTGTGGGCGCTGGCCTGGCCCGTCATCCTGTCATTCGCGCTCGACTCGATACTCGGCCTGGCCGCGATGCTGATGGTGGGGCGGCTCGGCGCCGAGGCGGTTGGCGCGGTGGGACTCGCGACGCAAATTCTCGGCGCGGTGCGTGCGGGAATCGCCGCGGTAGGAACCGGCACGATCGCGCTGGTCGCGCGCTACATGGGCGCCAACGATCGCGATAACGCCGAAGAGGTGCTGAAGCAGTCGGTGATCTTCGGCGTGCTGGTCTCGACGATCATCGCAATCCCCGTGATCGTTTTCGCGACGCCGCTGATGGGCCTCTTCCAGGTCAAAGGCGAGATGGCGCGGATGGGCGCGCGTTATCTGCAAGTGGTGATGCTCTCCGAACCGTTCCAGGGCATCTTCCTGATGTGCGCGTCGGGGCTGCGCGGCGCGGGCGATACCCGCACGCCGCTCTGGATCGGTGGCTTCATCGACGTGCTCGCAATCTTCCTTAACTACGTGTTGATTTTCGGCAAGTTCGGGATGCCGGCGCTGGGCGTCGATGGCTCCGCCTTTGCAACGCTGATCGCGATCGCGATCGGCGGGCTGCTTTTCTTCTGGGCGCTGTCGTTCGACAGCATGGTGCTGAACTTCCGGTGGCGTGCACTGTGGCCTGATCTCGATCTCGGCTGGCGCATCCTGCGCGTCGGAAATCCGGCCGCGATCGAGCAGCTCGTGATCCAGTTCGGCTTCGTCGCCTACGTCGCGTTCGTCGCGCGCTACGGCGCCAAGGAAGTCGCTGCGTATTTCATCGGCGTCAGGATTCTCGCACTCTCGTTCCTGCCGGGATTCGGATTCTCCTCGGCATCAGCTACACTCGTCGGGCAAGGTCTCGGCGCGGAGAATCCGCATTTCGCCCGCAAGGCGGGATGGGAATCGACCGGGATGGCGGTCGTGCTGATGACGGCGATGGGCTTGGTGTTTATCGTGTTCGCGCGCCAGATTGCCGCGCTCTTCATCGACGATCACCAGGTCATCCTCTACACCGTCGCGTTCATGTATGCGCTCGGCGCGGCCCAACCTCTGATGGCGATAGACTGGACGATCACCGGCGCGTTGCGTGGTGCGGGCGATTCGCGCTTTCCGCTGTGGGGCTCGCTCGCGGGCTTTTACGGGATGCGGCTCTTTCTCACGATCATCATCTGGTACAACCACTTCGATATCGTCTGGATTTGGTGGTCGATAATCGCCGACTATACCGTGCGCTCGACCGTGAAGACGCTGCGTTTCTACGGCGGCAAGTGGGAGACGGTCAAGGTCTGACCAGCTGTTGAAGGATCCGGCGCGCGCTCTTTACGCCTTCTGCCGCGTTCGCAATTCTTGATAGTCGCGGACGCTCCACTTGAACGACTCGATACATACCGCCGAAGAAACGATCGAAGGCACGCTCGACCATCTGCTCTACGTCAACGAGCAGACCGGATACTCCGTTGCGGCCGTGTCGATGGGGCAGGGCATCGAGTTGCGGCGGATCACGATCGTCGGCAACTTCGGCATGCTCGAAGTCGGCTCGACGATTCGCGCGCGCGGCCGAGTCGAACGGCATCCGCGCTTCGGCGATCAGTTCAAGGTTGTAGATTTCGAGACGATTCGGCCCGCAGGCGCGGTCGCGCTCGAGCGCTATCTCGCGTCGGAAATTCATGGCGTTGGCCCCAGCCTCGCGCGGCGTATCGCGGAGTTCTTTGGCGAAAGCCTCGGCGAGGTGCTCGACACCGCGCCGGAGCGGATGCGCGAAGTGCCGGGAATCGGCCCGGTGGTCGCAGCGCGAATCGTGGCGGCGTGGCGTGATTCATCGGGGCTGCGCGAGCTCACGGTTTTCCTGCGCGGTCATGGAATCGCCGCGGCGCACGCGCGCCGCATCCATCAGACCTACGGCAAGGACGCGCTTGAAACCGTAAGGCGCGATCCCTACGTGCTCGCGCGAACGATTTACGGGATTGGATTT is drawn from Candidatus Binataceae bacterium and contains these coding sequences:
- a CDS encoding SDR family oxidoreductase translates to MSEAKDARNPSRGYFRDKSVVVTGASSGIGYDVALAFGSQGANVAVLARRRLQLEELAQKINAAGGKALALDCDVTDRARVFWSIDQAREAFGKVDILINSAGLLITGAVEEMPLADLQRMMDVNVYGALNAMHAVLPLMRKQKTGNIVNISSLAGRRGVSPIGGYSATKFALVGMTEALRVELFGTGVRVSLVMPGVIDTPMGRGALRHESIKGLPAMMAMPARWVTWAVLAAAAFGLTEVDVPPGAAVAEKLASLFPGVTDAFISVGTKILRTASSIMGGADDEEPKK
- a CDS encoding alpha/beta fold hydrolase, with amino-acid sequence MNSRTIAAELAALGGILASYPLDWLAQRAERLGFMPTSEPVVLAHGLGGSRANLLGLAIYLRMAGFDNIAYFEYPRRQPIVNSAERLARIVEERDDGSGVHLVGHSLGGTIARTYVAGAPRSRVRSFISLGAPYLAIQYSPREFAIFGDQDPIVPAPMKLLTSPLAFGRIEILEHTGHLALLYHPEVLRLVGTELRANRVPANARAA
- a CDS encoding molybdenum cofactor guanylyltransferase, whose protein sequence is MNASAIVLAGGRSSRMGADKAQLDFGGVPILRRVAHELARRFAEIIVVVAPDGAGIERAGVKLIHDEEQFAGPLEALRRGLLASSNAIAFACSCDLPLMKAELATRLCELIGDHDAAIPLVDGREQVLCAAYRRDAAGKIAGLIARGEKRMLALLDELNVRGVDAAELRNIDPQLRSFINVNTPEDYARALAIFRASQI
- the gcvPB gene encoding aminomethyl-transferring glycine dehydrogenase subunit GcvPB yields the protein MATAGRIARIEPVAEPPHEHRSEPVAGVPLIFERSSSGRRGADLPQRAEGTVRGAEILGRELCREDLEGFPELSEPQVLRHFLQLSQLNFGQALQFYPLGSCTMKYNPVLNDEMASLAGFAALHPATPPHLAQGALELMERMERALAEITGMDAVSLHPAAGAQGELSGLLMVRAYHKKRGAHRHKVIIPDTAHGTNPASCTLAGFKVIVAKSNKRGFLAADEVRRLVDDDVAAMMVTNPNTLGIFEPEIGEIASVLHERGALLYLDGANMNALLGVAKPGHMGADIVQLNLHKTFSTPHGGGGPGAGPIAVRAHLEQFLPMPRLKRTPAGLEFDSDRPDAIGRMRSYHNNFGMIVRAYAFILALGGDGLALASRLAILGANYIRKRLEDHYPSATREPSMHECVLTHDLEKRADVSTLEIAKRLLDFKMHPPTIYFPLVVPGALMIEPTETESREILDSFIDTMERIYEEALSEPDLIKTAPRTLVVSRVDEAEAARKPILRWWPEST
- the gcvPA gene encoding aminomethyl-transferring glycine dehydrogenase subunit GcvPA, whose protein sequence is MRFMPHTESDVAAMLKVVGAGSLEDLIAHVPAELRATAAIALERGRTEAEVSREISALAAMNAGARDFTSFLGGGYYRHYVPAAVRAVIARAEFATSYTPYQAEASQGTTQAIFEFQTLIAQLTAMEVANASMYDGASAAAEAVLMAHRLQPKRRIVAMSRGLWPDYRATIRTYLSALGEVEIVELPFDPASGTTSTTALEAIANDHLLCTVIGYPNAFGIVEPLGALTAIAHRAGAIAISATAEGLALGLLKPPGDLDIDIAVGEGQSFGLPLQFGGPGFGFLAAHMVNVRQMPGRLVGQTHDRDGRRAFTLTLATREQHIRRERATSNICTNHSLCALAATVYLSLMGRTGLRDLAERNVELAHQAADTLTASGLKPLFNAPFFNEFVINVDGAAAALRAAEQHGILAGLALGHDYPELAGSILVSVTEMNDGDDFSRLAGALAEVR
- the gcvT gene encoding glycine cleavage system aminomethyltransferase GcvT, coding for MNAPKRTVLYDLHLKLGARMTVFGGFEMPVQYVGIIDEHVAVRTSAGIFDLSHMGEFEVSGPHALELLERAFTNSAARLREGQAQYTIMCAEDGGTLDDLIVYRLGPERYMLCVNASNIDNDREWLLELNGGRARFEDQSDATSLIAIQGPQAVAILAKLADFAIANVPRFGFAFANVAGAQCLAARTGYTGEDGFELFLKNDGTRKVFEALLDSGSVKPVGLGARDTLRLEASLSLYGHELDRSTSPLEAGLQPFVKLGRAFIGSKALEDQHQNGTKKRLVGINTEDGKTVARQGYKLIRDGNEIGVVSSGTFAPWIGRPIAMAYASTGSGSPKYAPGDRVEVEVRARRVPATVVKMPFYRRGDARLGARGGV
- a CDS encoding bifunctional 5,10-methylenetetrahydrofolate dehydrogenase/5,10-methenyltetrahydrofolate cyclohydrolase, with the protein product MSAIIMDGRHLSALLMPELRRHVEELKQTYQYTPSLVAVLVGDDPASRQYVKNKQRFAADLGCDSRTIKLTASEVTTASMLDLVGQLNHDQATTGILLQLPIPEHVDRFRLFDAIAAFKDVDAVAASSVSGFYRGQWGTFIPCTPRGVLTLLDYYKVPVDGMRAVVIGRSDIAGKPTAMILGGRLRNATVTWCHRHTRDLAAICREADILVPCVGANTGQPFLITADMVKPGACVIDVGFRRIGPGKFVGDVDFEAVKDVAGWITLNPGGTGPMTVLALMQNVIDAARYQLGMERASYSV